A region of Etheostoma cragini isolate CJK2018 chromosome 2, CSU_Ecrag_1.0, whole genome shotgun sequence DNA encodes the following proteins:
- the fip1l1b gene encoding pre-mRNA 3'-end-processing factor FIP1, translated as MSAEEADKTTTTDASAGDEEEEWLYGDESESKDEDEEAKLNAAVSAPADASTEDDAAAVHATGNGVASEATGEGAGEGAGEDVDSDSDSDDDDDDVRVTIGDIKTGAPQYTTYGAPPVNLNIKTTGSRPYGQASKIKGVDLDAPGNINGVPVLEADMESFEEKPWRKPGADLSDYFNYGFNEDSWKAYCEKQKRLRMGLEVSTVGSVTSKITVQQGRTGNEKDISTLPVHTSKPDFTSPISLYKPSVSQVPRISPPQWPGPPLQDMSYYTKTSGTIDVIGGGTATISRVEGRRRHNLEGNNIQVIAEQSDAEPTQAKIPTFFPPGPLPPNIPPPPFLPPPPNVNTAPPLIPPPRLPITVPPPGFPPPPSGPPPSIMPTMDSGHPGGYDGRSVPPYPFPQGAYPPLMAGGVPPPWPPMMDNSKPWDYYSRRDDKREKERERPRERERTHEREREREHSPSAMGYTSEEERYRYREYQERGYAERHRERSSREKEERHRERRHREKEEGRHKSSRSSSRRRHDSEEGDSHRRHKHKKSKRSKEGKETNEEISADQENQEAME; from the exons ATGTCTGCGGAGGAAGCGGACAAAACAACCACCACTGATGCCAGCGctggagatgaggaggaggaatggCTATatggag ATGAGTCTGAGAGCAAAGATGAGGACGAAGAAGCCAAACTGAATGCTGCAGTCAG TGCACCTGCTGATGCTTCAACAGAggatgatgctgctgctgtacatGCTACAGGAAATGGAGTGGCCTCCGAG GCGACAGGTGAAGGTGCAGGTGAAGGTGCAGGCGAGGACGTTGACAGTGACAGCgacagtgatgatgatgacgatgatgtcCGCGTCACCATTGGAGACATTAAAACTGGAGCTCCACAGTACAC AACTTATGGCGCTCCACCTGTCAATctcaacataaagacaacaggCTCCAGACCTTATGgacaag cCTCCAAGATAAAGGGAGTGGATCTGGATGCTCCTGGAAACATTAACGGGGTTCCAGTGCTGGAGGCGGACATGGAGTCCTTTGAGGAGAAACCCTGGAGGaagccag gagcgGACCTGTCAGACTACTTTAACTACGGCTTCAATGAAGACTCATGGAAGGCTtactgtgaaaaacaaaagagactGCGGATGGGCCTGGAGGTCTCTACTGTCGGCTCGGTGACCAGCAAGATCACT GTTCAGCAAGGCAGGACAGGTAATGAAAAGGACATATCGACTTTGCCTGTTCACACCTCCAAGCCAGACTTCACATCTCCTATCAGCTTGTACAAGCCTTCTGTCAGTCAGGTCCCCAG GATCTCTCCCCCTCAATGGCCTGGCCCGCCTCTTCAGGACATGTCCTATTATAC GAAGACAAGTGGTACTATAGACGTGATAGGTGGAGGGACGGCCACCATCAGCAGGGTTGAAGGGCGACGCAGACACAATCTAGAAGGCAACAATATCCAG GTAATCGCTGAACAATCAGACGCCGAGCCAACTCAAGCAAAGATTCCCACCTTCTTCCCTCCTGGACCGCTTCCTCCAAACATACCCCCacctcctttcctccctccgCCACCCAATGTCAACACGGCACCCCCACTCATCCCCCCACCCA GGTTGCCCATTACTGTCCCTCCCCCTGGTTTTCCTCCTCCACCTAGCGGGCCCCCTCCTTCTATCATGCCCACTAtggacag TGGCCACCCTGGAGGTTATGATGGACGCTCTGTACCTCCCTACCCTTTCCCTCAAG GTGCATACCCTCCACTCATGGCTGGAGGGGTGCCTCCGCCTTGGCCCCCCATGATGGACAACTCTAAACCCTGGGACTACTATTCCCGTCGAGAcgacaaaagagaaaaggaaagagagaggcccagagagagagagaggacacatgagcgagaaagagagagggagcacaGCCCTTCAGCTATGGGCTACACCAG TGAAGAGGAGCGGTATCGTTACCGCGAGTACCAGGAGCGTGGTTATGCCGAGCGACACCGTGAGCGTTCGAGccgagagaaagaggaaagacacagagagagacggcaccgagagaaagaggagggtcGCCACAAGTCCTCTCGCAG CAGTAGCAGGAGAAGGCACGACAGCGAGGAGGGCGACAGCCACCGGAGGCACAAACACAAGAAGAGCAAAAGGAGCAAGGAGGGCAAAGAGACCAACGAAGAGATCAGCGCAGACCAGGAGAACCAGGAGGCCATGGAGTAG
- the LOC117951535 gene encoding uncharacterized protein LOC117951535, with translation MKKSVAVVVLLSLLSLGHSAPLSSCESLLKPITLSNEDMLGKWLYIGGSSDLPGSRSLGHLMTSAWLDVTATTQSNILNLIQTQRLYGKCSSLTYNVTFENSTMLIEQPFYLKEVYLTTDCSDCLVVHETVISSKDTFTSLLLFSRRQSVSPAVVETFKTQAECLQMSSPIMIDTNYEICPDNISPSEGNSALNSLLEAKMGHKVARLLDVFFDTFVN, from the exons atgaagaagagtgTTGCTGTAGTTGTGTTGCTGAGTCTCCTCTCACTGGGACACTCGGCTCCTCTGAGCAGCTGTGAAAGTCTGCTAAAACCCATCACTCTCAGCAATGAAGAC aTGTTGGGAAAGTGGCTGTACATTGGCGGGAGCTCTGACCTCCCAGGGAGCCGTTCACTGGGCCATCTGATGACCAGTGCGTGGCTGGACGTCACTGCAACCACCCAGAGCAACATCCTCAATCTCATCCAGACTCAGAGACT aTATGGCAAATGTTCCAGCTTGACATACAATGTGACCTTTGAAAACAGCACAATGTTAATTG AGCAACCATTCTACCTCAAGGAAGTCTACCTGACGACTGACTGCTCCGACTGTCTGGTTGTCCATGAAACAGTCATTTCTAGCAAAGATACTTTCACCAGTCTTCTGCTTTTTA GCAGGAGACAGAGTGTCTCACCTGCTGTTGTGGAGACGTTTAAGACACAAGCAGAATGTCTCCAGATGTCGTCGCCCATAATGATAGACACAAACTACG AAATCTGCCCAGACAACATCTCGCCCTCGGAGGGTAACAGCGCCCTCAACTCTTTATTAGAGGCCAAGATGGGACATAAAGTTGCAAGACtcctggatgttttttttgatACATTTGTGAACTGA
- the LOC117951528 gene encoding uncharacterized protein LOC117951528 — protein sequence MWRAMMSFIHVAVAVLSLLSSGQSAPVTSCESLIKPIEISGTEELLGKWTYIGESTNIPASKLLTKMFVESARVEITAADESGAINAFQSQKMFGRCFTLTTRMTLANHTLSIVQPFNGSEVLLTTGCPDCLASYINYDIGGRTYSGLQLLSKRNKVTAAELEEFTKQVECLNLPAPSILDPERGFCPDESHSQETEAVDLTNLINGLGTDVFSLFDRIINSQGGMQPLFKMIFNGLAGLKEN from the exons ATGTGGCGAGCCATGATGAGTTTTATTCACGTTGCTGTGGCGGTGCTCAGTCTTCTGTCCAGTGGACAATCAGCCCCTGTGACCAGCTGTGAGAGTCTGATCAAACCAATTGAAATCAGCGGAACAGAAGAG CTGCTGGGCAAGTGGACGTATATAGGAGAAAGCACAAACATCCCGGCATCCAAATTGCTGACAAAGATGTTTGTGGAGAGCGCAAGGGTGGAAATCACTGCTGCTGACGAGAGTGGTGCCATCAATGCTTTTCagtctcaaaaaat GTTTGGTCGCTGCTTCACTTTGACAACAAGGATGACCTTGGCTAACCATACACTGTCTATAG TGCAACCTTTCAATGGTTCAGAGGTTCTACTGACTACTGGCTGCCCTGACTGCCTTGCTTCCTACATAAATTACGATATTGGAGGACGAACATACAGCGGCCTCCAACTTCTga gCAAGAGAAATAAAGTGACTGCTGCTGAGCTGGAAGAGTTTACCAAGCAGGTAGAATGTCTGAATTTACCAGCACCTTCTATCCTGGACCCAGAAAGAG GGTTTTGCCCAGATGAGTCTCACTCCCAAGAAACTGAGGCTGTTGATCTAACCAATTTAATAAATGGCCTGGGCACAGACGTTTTCAGCCTTTTTGACAGAATTATCAACAGTCAAGGTGGAATGCAGCCACTTTTCAAAATGATCTTTAATGGCCTAGCtggattaaaagaaaattaa